Genomic segment of Lentisphaera araneosa HTCC2155:
GGTATCCATCGACAGTACAAAATGGTAAATACCTTGACGCAACAGAAAACGATTTCGGACCCGATCAGCGCTGTGAATTTATTATGGATTTCATGGAACGCAATGCCAAAAAAGATCAGCCCTTCATGGCTTACTGGCCCATCGTTATCCCCCATGGCCCATATACTACGACTCCCGACAATGGTTTAGCCATGGATATTGAACTTAAAAAGCCTGATGTACGCGGCAAGAGCAAAGAAGAAAAAGAACGCATCATGGGCGAGTATAGTCAGAAGCAAAACACCCGTTTTGTCAACCTTATCCAATACATGGATAAACTTGTTGGCAAAGTCATGAATAAAGCCAAAGATCTTGGCATTTATGAAAATACTTACTTCATTTTCTGCTCAGATAACGGAACGGCTTCTACTGCAAAAGACCGTGCCGTTGAACGCGGAGTTCACGTCCCCTTCCTCGTTTGTGGACCTGGTGTCAAAAAACGCGGCATGACTGAAGAACTCACTGACTTCTCTGATGTGGCTCCCACACTCTTAGAAATGGCGGGTGTTCCCTTCCCAAAAGATGTTCCTTTTGATGGCAAGAGTCAGCTCCCCTTCCTTAGTGGAAAAACAGATACACACCGCGAATGGATTTACGCTTATACTGGACCGGTACAAATTTTCCGTACCAAGACCCACCTGCTTGAGGCTCGTTCAGTTCTCTATGAAAAACCAGAAGGCCGTCTTTATTTCACTGCGGACAAACGTTTTGGCGAGGGTTACAAACGCGTTGATAATAATCCAGAACATAGCCAAGCTAAAAAGCAGTTCAAAGAACTCATTGCCGAGCTACCAAATCACCTCGAACTCGACCACCCCTTTTACAAGAGTAAGTATGGCCAAAAATGGATGAATAATAACGACATCAAAGAGCTTTCCCGTAAACACCTCTATAGTCACCCAGACTGGAAACTCTACGACCAAGAAGATTAATGGGTATGCCAAGCACCTGCTTGGCAACTGCTTTTGTATGGTACGCCAAGCACCTGCTTGGCAATAACCATAGACCTTCTCCATCCGCCAGTTGAGGGTGGCAATCCTCAAAGCGTTCGGGGCTGCCCCCGAGAACCCATCAGGTTCTATCTACCAGCTTGGCATCTGCTTTTGTATGGTACGCCAAGCACTAGCTTGGCAACTGCGGATATAACGAACTTATTTCAATTTAAAACTTGGTATAAGAAATCCATAGCTTAACAAAACCATTTTCATGGTACGCCAAGCACCAGCTTGGCAACTGCTTTTGTATGGTACGCCAAGCACCAGCTTGGCAACTGCTTTTGTATGGTACGCCAAGCACCAGCTTGGCATCTGCTTTTGTATGGTACCGCCAAGCACCAGCTTGGCATCTACCGACCCACTCTTCTCAACAACTTAAATTAAACTTCCCTCAAATCATATTGCACACTACCTTTCAAAGGAAAAGCAACATCTTTTCGGTATTTCGGCCAAGCTGGTGCTTGGCGTACCCAACAAAAACTAAATTTTGTCTCTACTGCTCCAGCTCCTCAAACCTCACTTCCTCTCATCATAAGCACTGCTCATTTTCCAATCTTTCACCTTATCACACAAGCCCGCTTTCACAGGATTCTGATGAATATAGCCAATGACTGTATAATAATGCTTTTCACTGCGAATGAATCTATCCCAATAATCTCGCATCCAGAAGCGCTTAGCTTTGTCTGGTATTCCTAAATCGAGTTCTTCATTATGTTTCATTGCCCATCTCCCCGTATATGATCTCCAGGACTGAACTATTTTCGCAAGGCTAAGCTTTGATTTCATCAAAACATGAACATGATTAGGCATGATACACCAGGCGATTAAATCATATCGCTCACCATTGAACCTTAATAATGATTCACGCATAACTTCAGCCATTTCCGTATTTACCAGGGCACAACAACCATATCCTGCATCTAGATATTGATCGATAAGTTTTCTTCGTTTAATATCTAAATTCTCTTCTCCACATACACTTAAATCTTCTTCTAAATTCAGTAAAACTTTCTGCGGCAAACTATCTGCTAAACGAAAGGTAATGAATTGATACACATCCGAATTATCGTAGTGGGGTAAATAACCACGACTATGCCAGCTTGTTGAATCCTTTTCCATATCTGCTTCCTTTTCCTTATAAAAACTAAGGTATGAGTTTTCTTATGTAAATTCTATCGATCAAAAAAAGTTCGTTTTATCCGCAGTTGCCAAGCTGGTGCTTGGTGTCCCCGGTAATTTTGCCAAGCTGGTGCTTGGCGTTCCCAACTGTTGCTTGGCGTGCCCGGTAATTTTGCCAAGCTGGTAATTAGGTATAAAATTCCAGTTGTTTTTTCTTTAATGATCCAAATCCCTCCTTTAGCCCTGTAAGTTTAGAAAAACAATTTCAGGGATCCATTCATGTTAAAAATAAGCTTTCTAAATCTTTTGCTTTTACTGAGTTCTTTTGCACTTGATCGCCCCAACGTCGTTCTCATCCTTACTGATGATCAAGGCTACGGCGAAGTCGCTGCCCATGGCAATAAAATCATTCAGACTCCAGAGATGGATAAACTCTACCGCGAAGGTGTGCGACTCGATAATTACCACGTCAATTCCATCTGTTCTCCTAGCCGAGCGGCCCTCGTCACTGGCCGATACGCGAGCCGTGTTGGCGTTTGGCATACACTCGGCGGTCGAAATATCATTCGCAAAGATGAAAAAACCATCGCCGATCATTTTGTCGCTGCTGGATACAAAACTGGCATGGTGGGTAAATGGCATTTGGGTGATAACGCCCCCTATCGTCCCGAAGATCGCGGCTTTCAAGACGTCTTTCGCATTGGTGGTGGCAGCATTGGTCAATTGCCTGATTACTGGAAAAATGACCTTTGGGATGGTCACTATTGGAATAAAGGCCAATGGGTAAAAACCAAAGGTTTTTGTACTGATGTTCAATTTGATTATGCACTTGATTTTGTCGAAGAAAACAAAAAATCTCCCTTCTTTCTATTTATTTCAACTACTGCTCCACACAGCCCCACTGGCGCTGACAAAAAATATCTCGAACCCTACGAAAAGCTTGGTTTAGATAAGGGCATCTGCGCCTTTTACGGCATGGTTACAAATATAGACGATAATATCGGACGCCTGCGCAATAAACTCCGCGAACTCAAACTCGAAGAAAATACCATCCTTATCTTTTCTAGTGATAATGGCTCGGCATGCGACAAAAAAGGTGATTCTTTTAATGGTGGTATGCAGGGCAAAAAAGGTAGTCTCTACGAAGGTGGCCACCGCGTGCCCTGCTTTCTGTACTGGCCTAAGGGTGGTTGGATCGGCGGCAAACAACTCGATCAAGTCACCGCTCACATCGATATACTGCCCACCTTGCTTAAGGCTTGCGCTATTGAGAACCCATTAAACACTGCCTTTGATGGTATTGAGCTCAACGGAATTATTGCGAAGCCCGCACAAAAGCTCTCTCGCCTCTTAATCACAGAGAACAAAGCGAATAAACGCGATCAGGAATTTCAGAATAGTGTTGTACTCACAGATGAATGGCGACTCATTGATGGACAAAAACTCTACGATGTAAAAAATGACTTCACTCAGAAAAATGATATCGCCAAAGAACATAATGAGAGAGTCAAATCTTTACGTAAGTCCTATTCTCAATGGTACACTTCAATCAAAGCCCGCTTTAACGAACTCACTCCCATTGATATCGATCATGAACAAGCCGAACTCTATTCCATGGACCTCTATCCGAATGAATCTACCGGAGAAAAGGGAAAAGTTGTTTGGAATCAAAAAGGAATCTCCAAGGGTGAGCAATACCGCGGTTTTTGGGCACTCAATGTACTTGAATCAGGCAAGTACAAAATATCACTGCATCGTTGGCCCAAATACATCAAAGCGAGCCTCAGTACTGACGGTGATCATAAAACAAAGAGTCTGGATATCAAAGCAGCTAAAATTCAACTGGCTGATAGATCACTCGAACTCAGCCTCACCCCAGAAGCCGAAGCCGCTCATTTTGAAATTTCACTCGAAGCAGGAGAACTCCCTTTGCAAGCCGAATTTATTAATCAAAAAGGCGAAGCCTTCAGTGCTTATTACGTCTACATTCAAAAAATTTAATTAGGATAGAAAATGAAAAAATTTCTCACTAGTCTTCTTCTCATCTGCAGCTCAGCCTTTTGCTCAAGTGAGCGCCCCAATATTATTTTTCTTTTAGCCGATGATATGCGCTGGGACTCCCTAGGTCATCTCGATATTTTTGAGGTCAAAACCCCTACCCTTGATAAACTGGCGGAAAAAGGCGTGCGCTTCACGCGCAATTATAATACAACTGCTATCTGTATGGCTAGCCGTGCTCAAATCATGACTGGCCTCTATGAATTTTCCACGGGCTCTAATTTCCTACACGGAAATTTAGCTTGGCAAAAATGGGAGAATTCTTACCCCATGATGCTCCGTGAAAACGGTTACTATACAGGTTTTGCGGGTAAGTTTGGTTTTCACCTCAATGATGAAGAAGGCAAGGCTCTTAAGGGTGGTGCCACAGAGCGCGTCATCAATAGTTTCGACTGGTGGTCAGGCTGGATGGGCCAAGGAAGTTACCAAATGAATGAAAATCGCGAAGCGCGCGAATATAAATCAGTTTATGGTGACAAGGCTGAGCATACCACTTATGCCCTTGGCCTCATGGGTCGCGATTTTATCAAAAAAGCAAAAGCTAGCGGTAAACCCTTCTGCCTTTCCATTAGTTTTAAAGCTCCCCATACACCACTCGCTACTGACCCGCGTTACGACGCTCTCTACGAAGGTGTAAAATTCACCAAGCCCGCCGATTTCAACGAAGTCGATTCACTCCCTGAGCAAGCCAAGAGTGGTCGTCCCATGTCTAAAGGTAAGTCATGGATCAAGAGTTACGACGACACCATGAAAAAATATCACACCATGATCTACGGTATGGATAAGGCAATCGCCATGATTATGGAAGAACTTAAAGAGCAAGCCCTCGATCACAATACTATTATTATCTTCACTTCCGATAATGGTCACCATAATGGCAGCAAAGGACTTGGCGGCAAACTCTACGCTTATGAAGTCGGTTCTTTGGCCCCAGCAATCATTTACGACCCACGTCACGATACTGGAACACAATTTAAAACAATTGATGCCCTAAGTGGCAATATTGACTTTCATCCCACTATCCTTGATTATGCGGGCGTCGCAAAAGCCGCCCCTAACCATGGCAAAAGCCTTGCTTCTTTAATCAAAGGTGAAACTGATCGCATCCATGACGCCATCTTACTCATCAATGTTTGGGGTATTGCTTCTGCACAAAGCCTAGGCGTCGTCACTGATGATTATAAATACATCAATTGGTTTTATGGTGCGGGTGATTTCACTCCTACAGAAGAACTCTTTAACCTTACAAAAGATCAATTCGAACAAAATACCCTCGCAGCGAATCCCGAAGCAAAACCTCAGCTCGAAGAAATGCGCAAGATCTACGATAAGTTTCTAGAGCAATGGAAAAAAGAGCACGTTAAAAACGCTGGTTACGGTAAATATGTCCAATTAGCTGATCGCACGATCCCCTTCTCTCAAAACTCCAAAGAAGTCATTGCGAGCATGTATACTTATGATAAAGCCGGTAAAAATAAGAAGGATAAAAAGGCCAAGAAGGACAAAAAAGCTGCTGATAAAAAGGGGTGAACTTGTGCACGCCAAGCACCAGCTTGGCAATTTCGGGCAAAACTTAAATTGCCCGTACGGCAGTACCGCCAAGAAAAATCAATCTGTGTTCATCTTAATAATATGTGGATACCTTAAAACAGGAAAACTTACATGAATAAACTCTTTACTCTATTCACTTTATTGGGCTCATTCCTTCTCGCCGAGAGCAAGCCCAACATCATTTATATCCTCGCCGATGATATGGGCTACGGCGATGTAAAAGCCTACAATAAAGACTGTAAGTTCCCCACTCCCCATCTCGATTCCATGGCTGAGAATGGCATAATGTTCACTGATTCACATACCAATTCATCCGTCTGCACCCCGACTCGCTACGGCATTATGACTGGGCGTTACGCTTGGCGCACTCGCCTCAAGGATGGCGTACAAAATGGCTATGGTCCAGCTCTCATTGGACCCGAGCGTCTGACCCTAGCCTCGCTTTTAAAAGACCAAGGCTATAACACTGCCTGCATCGGTAAATGGCATATTGGCATGAACTGGAAAATCACAAGTGGTGCCTCACCCAAAGCCAAAGGCGAGAATGTCGATCATAAAACTCCTATCCAAGGTGGCCCCGTTGATATTGGCTTTGATTATTACTTTGGACTGGCTGGTTCACTAGGAATGCCTCCACACTGCTTTATTGAAAATCGTGAACTCATTGCTGAACTCGACGTAAAGCACAAAGACAAAAAGGGAGGAGATAAAAAACTTCATTCTTGCCGTCCTGGTTACGCCAATAGCGATTTCGATGTTTTCAAAGTTCTCAATCAGATTACTGATAAAGCAGTTGATTACATTGCGGAGAACGCCAAAAAGCCAGAACCCTTTTTTATCTATTTTTCTCTCAATTCCCCCCACGCCCCCGTAACTCCCCACAAGGACTTTCAGGCCAAGAGTAAGATCAATGCCTACGCAGATTTCTGTATGGAAACTGATTGGCGTGTGGGTCAAATCATTCAGGCACTCAAAGATCAGGGAATCTATGATAATACCCTAGTCGTCTTCACCACTGATAATGGCTGTTCTGGCACGGCAAAAATAGATCAATTACTCGAAGTCGGCCACAATCCCAGCGCTCACTTTCGCGGCATCAAAGGCAATCTCTATGAAGGTGGTCACCGCGTCCCCTTCCTCGTTCAATGGCCCAAACAAATCAAAGCGGGATCCGTCTCTGATCAAACCATTTGCACTACTGATTTTCTTGCGACTCTCGCAGATATGAATGGTCTAAAACTCAAAGATAATCAAGGTGAAGATAGCGTCAGCTTTCTTCCTGCACTTAAGGGACAAACTATACAAAAACAACGCGAAGCCATCATCCATCATTCTGACAAAGGCAAGTTTGCTATTCGCCGCGACAAGTGGGTACTCATCATGGATGAAGGCGCCGGCTCAGGACGTAATCCAAAATACTGGGACCCCGTCCAAAACCCTGCCGCTATTCAACTCTTTGATTTAAGCAAAGACCCTGGTCAAACAATTAACCTGCAGGCACAAAACCCCGAAGTCGTTTCGCAAATGAAAAAACAGCTCATGAGTATTATTGATAATGGTCGTAGCACTGCTGGCCTCAATCAAAAAAATGATGATGGCAAAAAAGGCTGGCCCCATTACGATGAACTCAAAACTAAATAACTTAATCCTCCCACGGGTTCATCTGGGTACTATCCACCAGCTTAGCATTTGTGGGCAAAAGCTCAGCTACAGATTACATCAAAATCATTAATCCGCCCGCGGGGGCTCCCCGCATCCCGCTGATAAGCGATAAATCCCCTACAGAAAAAACTCCCCACTTGGCGCTACCTAAGCGTCAGCGATTCCTAAGCGTCAGCGCAACCTAAGCATCAGCGCAACCTAAGCATCAGCGCAACCTAAGCATCAGCGCAACCTAAGCGTCAGCGATCCCTAAGCGTCAGCGATTCCTAAGTTCTTTAAACCAAGGCCTTCAAATTGGCGATTTCAGCTTCTTTCTCAGCAAGAAGGAGCTGTAGTTTTTCTATTTCTTTTTGGAAGGCCAATTCACGGGGAGAGAGCTCATTTGCTGAAGAAACTTCGATGACTGATTCTTGTGAGTGCTGCTCATTGTTTACGGTTGATTCCTGCTTTGTTTCTTGAACGACTTCTCCAGTTCCTGACGTCACTTCTTGAGAGCTAAGTGATGCTTCAGAACTTGAATCTTGCTCAGAAACACTTGTCGACTCAGTTGATAAATCCACATTCAATACAGTCATTTCC
This window contains:
- a CDS encoding sulfatase-like hydrolase/transferase, which encodes MKIKSFILTALAGFSSALSPLAEAANKKPNIVLILADDVGSDMFSSYGQAHSAQTPNIDKIGTEGVQFKTCFAPAICGPSRALIMTGVYANRTGAFRNDMWAFDSRGTLFTKQHSWAKLLSEGGYKTAVAGKWHCSALEPYTPEVGFDEFCIYESADKIEKHFGFNPVKQGRRKDVKLPDVRYWYPSTVQNGKYLDATENDFGPDQRCEFIMDFMERNAKKDQPFMAYWPIVIPHGPYTTTPDNGLAMDIELKKPDVRGKSKEEKERIMGEYSQKQNTRFVNLIQYMDKLVGKVMNKAKDLGIYENTYFIFCSDNGTASTAKDRAVERGVHVPFLVCGPGVKKRGMTEELTDFSDVAPTLLEMAGVPFPKDVPFDGKSQLPFLSGKTDTHREWIYAYTGPVQIFRTKTHLLEARSVLYEKPEGRLYFTADKRFGEGYKRVDNNPEHSQAKKQFKELIAELPNHLELDHPFYKSKYGQKWMNNNDIKELSRKHLYSHPDWKLYDQED
- a CDS encoding REP-associated tyrosine transposase, giving the protein MEKDSTSWHSRGYLPHYDNSDVYQFITFRLADSLPQKVLLNLEEDLSVCGEENLDIKRRKLIDQYLDAGYGCCALVNTEMAEVMRESLLRFNGERYDLIAWCIMPNHVHVLMKSKLSLAKIVQSWRSYTGRWAMKHNEELDLGIPDKAKRFWMRDYWDRFIRSEKHYYTVIGYIHQNPVKAGLCDKVKDWKMSSAYDERK
- a CDS encoding arylsulfatase; translated protein: MLKISFLNLLLLLSSFALDRPNVVLILTDDQGYGEVAAHGNKIIQTPEMDKLYREGVRLDNYHVNSICSPSRAALVTGRYASRVGVWHTLGGRNIIRKDEKTIADHFVAAGYKTGMVGKWHLGDNAPYRPEDRGFQDVFRIGGGSIGQLPDYWKNDLWDGHYWNKGQWVKTKGFCTDVQFDYALDFVEENKKSPFFLFISTTAPHSPTGADKKYLEPYEKLGLDKGICAFYGMVTNIDDNIGRLRNKLRELKLEENTILIFSSDNGSACDKKGDSFNGGMQGKKGSLYEGGHRVPCFLYWPKGGWIGGKQLDQVTAHIDILPTLLKACAIENPLNTAFDGIELNGIIAKPAQKLSRLLITENKANKRDQEFQNSVVLTDEWRLIDGQKLYDVKNDFTQKNDIAKEHNERVKSLRKSYSQWYTSIKARFNELTPIDIDHEQAELYSMDLYPNESTGEKGKVVWNQKGISKGEQYRGFWALNVLESGKYKISLHRWPKYIKASLSTDGDHKTKSLDIKAAKIQLADRSLELSLTPEAEAAHFEISLEAGELPLQAEFINQKGEAFSAYYVYIQKI
- a CDS encoding sulfatase family protein, producing MKKFLTSLLLICSSAFCSSERPNIIFLLADDMRWDSLGHLDIFEVKTPTLDKLAEKGVRFTRNYNTTAICMASRAQIMTGLYEFSTGSNFLHGNLAWQKWENSYPMMLRENGYYTGFAGKFGFHLNDEEGKALKGGATERVINSFDWWSGWMGQGSYQMNENREAREYKSVYGDKAEHTTYALGLMGRDFIKKAKASGKPFCLSISFKAPHTPLATDPRYDALYEGVKFTKPADFNEVDSLPEQAKSGRPMSKGKSWIKSYDDTMKKYHTMIYGMDKAIAMIMEELKEQALDHNTIIIFTSDNGHHNGSKGLGGKLYAYEVGSLAPAIIYDPRHDTGTQFKTIDALSGNIDFHPTILDYAGVAKAAPNHGKSLASLIKGETDRIHDAILLINVWGIASAQSLGVVTDDYKYINWFYGAGDFTPTEELFNLTKDQFEQNTLAANPEAKPQLEEMRKIYDKFLEQWKKEHVKNAGYGKYVQLADRTIPFSQNSKEVIASMYTYDKAGKNKKDKKAKKDKKAADKKG
- a CDS encoding sulfatase family protein, which translates into the protein MNKLFTLFTLLGSFLLAESKPNIIYILADDMGYGDVKAYNKDCKFPTPHLDSMAENGIMFTDSHTNSSVCTPTRYGIMTGRYAWRTRLKDGVQNGYGPALIGPERLTLASLLKDQGYNTACIGKWHIGMNWKITSGASPKAKGENVDHKTPIQGGPVDIGFDYYFGLAGSLGMPPHCFIENRELIAELDVKHKDKKGGDKKLHSCRPGYANSDFDVFKVLNQITDKAVDYIAENAKKPEPFFIYFSLNSPHAPVTPHKDFQAKSKINAYADFCMETDWRVGQIIQALKDQGIYDNTLVVFTTDNGCSGTAKIDQLLEVGHNPSAHFRGIKGNLYEGGHRVPFLVQWPKQIKAGSVSDQTICTTDFLATLADMNGLKLKDNQGEDSVSFLPALKGQTIQKQREAIIHHSDKGKFAIRRDKWVLIMDEGAGSGRNPKYWDPVQNPAAIQLFDLSKDPGQTINLQAQNPEVVSQMKKQLMSIIDNGRSTAGLNQKNDDGKKGWPHYDELKTK